ACCTTTTGTTGAACCTTTAATAGATTCAAAAGCTTTCTTGGATTTTTCCTTGGCTGTTTCTCCAAAACTGGAACTCTTTGTTTTAAGAGCCTCTGTATCGATGCTATCCATTAACTTTTTACCGTTCTCCGGAGTAGCTAAATAGCCGACTGTTGCCCCGATGATTCCTCCTGCAATGGAACGAGTAATTGGACCTGTAAATGAAGTTTCTTCCTTATTCTTATTTTGTTCCTCTGTTTGATTTTCTGTAGTGTTTGTTTTGTTTTCTGCCATGTTAAAAACCTCCTATTAGTAGTTGAATTCCGTTGAATTTATTCGGTTTGAATCTAGTTTTCTTTCGAGAGATTCAAGTCTCTCCTGTAACATTTTATTTTCCTCTTCCAATGCTTTGGTGTTGTTATCCACCGCTTTGGAGCTTAGGTAAGGATCCGTCTCCCACCAATCCATGCCAATCTCTTTCGCTTTATCAACAGAGGCGACAATGAGGCGTATCTTGATGGTCAACAGCTCCACATCTGCGATACCTACTGTGATGTCACCTGCAATTACAACACCTTTATCTAATATTTTCTCAAGTACATCCACTATCGTACTTGATTGTCCAGTCGTTTGAACTGCCATTATATGAACCCTCCTTAGGGTAATGAATGAAGGCAAGCTTCCTGAAAATAATCAATTAAAGTAAGCTTCCTAAAGGTCCTAGGTCCAGATTCAAGTCGTCTGCATCAAGGCCGAATATGTCTTTTAGTTCTTCCATCTTTTCTTCCAAGTTCATTAAAGCTTCGCCAAGATCTTCAATCTGCTCATCGGTCAAGGTTCCGCCTTCCACACGTCTCATTGCATGCCGTTCCACGATTTGCCTCAGCAGCTCCACCACAGTCAGGACGAGTTGAGCTAATCCATGTTCCGCTTTATCAGGATCTAAATTAATTCGTCCACTTGTCGGGTTGGCCGGTTGCATGTATTAATCCCTCCCTTTGTTGATCAAATTCTACGGAAGATACTGTCTTGCCATTTCCCTGCTGTGCCTGAACCAGGGATTCTACGGATGCAATCAGGACACGAAGATCCAAATAAACAAGATCGACACCCGCTATGGAAATGACCAAATCCGCTTTTATTGCCACACCTTTATCAAGTATGACGTCTAGAATATCTATTAGAGCTATATCCTTGTTTTCTATCGAATCTCTATGGGACATAATTAGTCATCCTCACTTATGAAAAGCTTGAAAAGTGATAAGCGGGCCATGGCCCAGTCGGTTCAAACTGCCAGCCCATATCCCCCATTTTCTTTTCAAATTGCTGGATTTCTTCCAAAAACTGTTCCACTTTTGAGGAAGAGATAAGATAGACGCTGTTCCAGGTCATGTTTTCTTTCCTGCCTGTCACATCTTTGCTCCAATTCCTCTTTACATTCCCTTGCAAAACAAAATCCTTAAGATGTGTATGAATTCTTTCACTCACACGATCCTTTTCGTTCTCGACTTCATCATCAATTAATTTATCAAGTTTTTTCTTTTCGAAAAATTGTTTCCCTTTAGATAGTTGACTGATTTCTTCTCTACGCTGCTCTATTGCAGGATTGTTCTGGCTTACTTGCTTCTTTAATAGTTCATCATTGCAATATATTTTAAGATTCCATTCTTCATTGCCTTCTAGAAGCGCAAAGGTGTCTGTCATCTTGGAATGATTTTGCTGCACAGTATCTGTTAAACTAGTTTCATTTTTATATAACGTACAAAACTTTAAAGGAATTACAGTATATAATTTGGATAATGCCATTACTGTCTCATGATGATGAAATGCCTTTTCTTGCAACCATTCCATATCACTATTGATATTCTCTTTAATGATTTCCTCTGAATACTCATTTGCATCCAGTGAACATACAATAGCGGTTATTTCCCCTATTGATATGGTGTATATATCACCTTTTCCATCAAAACCTTTTATGGATGGAACAGGCTGGCTTACTGATTCATTAGATGGGATGAGCCCATATAAATAAATTAATTCCCCCATACTCTAACCCTCACTTCTTTTTGGTCAAATGCTCCCATTGTTCCATTTCCAAATTCTTGGCTACTTCGTAACGGTGCAACAGTTCTGCTTCTTTCTCTTTGTATGCTTCATCCGGAATTTCACCAAGTTCGTACATCATCTGCAATTGAATAAGCTTTTTTTGAATGGTTGGAAGGTCATACAGTTCTTTGTCCGCTTCCTCTTTCACTTTCTCGCCGATTTTAATGACAAGATTGATAGGTGCAGCTACAATTTTGTGGAGCATTTAAGCATCCTCAACTGTCAATCTGATATTGACAAAGTTGTAAGCCGGCCATGGACCACTGTAATTAAAATCGACCTTATCCTTCCACTTTTCATGAGCTTCATTTACTTTCTGATCAAACTCTTCTTCTTTATCCCTATCAATAAGAAAAGAGGCGTTTAGCAACATTTTCTCCCCAATAGGGTCATTCATTTTAGAGGCTTCTGCTGTATCCTTTAATGGTTGGAAGATTTCAGCTTGCATCTCTTCTTGCAGGGAAAGGAATAGTTTTTGAGCAGCCTCTCCTAATTGGATTCGCTCATAGTAGCTTGCTGCTTCGGATTTCCCTCGAACCTTCTCAGCCATTTTTTCCATTTTTTCATTTCCGCCAGCCAGTTCTTCCAGCCATTCTTTTTTGCCAATTACTTTTAAGCCCAATTCAATTTTCCCTTTGATAGCCGGGAAAAGTTTTTCGAATTGAGGATACAAGTTTTCAAGCAGGACCGCTACATCTTCTCTTGAATGAAAAACATTACCGAAGCTTACAGGAATGACAGTATCATTTTGTTTCATCACAAGGGAGATTGCTTGTTGATGCATCATCAGGTTTTCTTTATTTGGATGGTAGATTTTCATTGGAACTTCTGCAGCTACCATTGCAGAGTCTTTATATGAAATAGTAAAGAGTTCTCTTTTCTCCCCTTCCAATTCGATTGGACCAAATTCCTCTTCCTTTTCTGTTTGAATTCCACAAATGATATAAATACCCATTTTTTCTTCTTGACTCATCATAAGACTCTCCTTTATTACTCAGTGACCTTCATATTTTCACAGGCCCTTAAAATCATTTCCTCTGCTTCTTTCAGCGGCTGTTCGCCATCTAGACATCTGCTTAATTGATGTCCGAGTATATCCTTGCAAAGCCGCTTGAAATCTTCGTTATCCCCGTCTACTGGAATATCTCCCTCTGTTGCCAATTTGGCAATCATCAGGGAAGCACGTAAACTGGGACCGTTCTTTTTACACCCTTTACGGAGGTCTGCAACTAGAGCCGTGATGGCTTTCGCTTTTTCCTCTTTTATGTCGACTTTTTGTGAAACGATCTTTGCTTCCCTATCCACCTCTTTATAATCGACATGGATGGTAATCAATCGGTCCAACAGGGCATCCTGTGTATGAAAAACACCTGCATATTCATCAGGGTTGCTTGTAAAGATTACGGCAAAATCCGGATGAACCGGTACAAAGGGTTCTGTCAGCTTTGATCCATACAATGGAAGAACACCTTCCTCCAATATGGATAGGAAGATATTATTCGTTGTTGGTTGAGACCTGGTAAACTCATCGTACACAAGCGTGTAACCGTTTTTCACAGCTTCCAACAACCGACCGTCCCTCCAAGTTTCTGTTATACTTTCATCTTTCTTATAGACGGAACGGATATAGTTATCTACCACTTTTTTACTTGTGTACCCTGTAAAGTCACCTATTAGATCCTTATTGTTCAACTCATGATTTCCGTGTATGAGCATAACAGGCTTTTTCCTCTTTTTTGCAAGAGCGAGTGCCATGGAAGTTTTACCTGCACCAGAAGGGCCAGTAAAATGAATAGGATATCCGGCCTTTAAATATTGCAGTGAGCGAGAAAGTAAATCCTTCGTCTCAGAATCTTGGATTAATGCCCTTGAATCTTTCTTTATTTTTTCTTTTAAAACCGTCACTCCATTCCCTCCTACTCACCACGTGCTATGCCTCATGTTTAATGGAACTTCTATACCTGATATCACGCCTTTTATAAGAAGTGACTTCTTTGTCTTTATTAAGATGGACGTCATATATACCTAACATTTCATCTTTTGCATACTTTTTCATATATTCCTTTTCTTCTATTACTTCTACTGTCAGTTTCCATCCCTCGTTGTCACTTTCTTCAACTGAGGTGATTTTATGAAGGGGTGCGACAAATTCATTGAAGAAATCGGCTACATTCCCCATGATCTTTTTAATTTCCATATGGACCTCCTGCATAAATAGAAGGGAAGGACCAAGTGGAGATCCCCTTGGTTGCTTCCCATTCTAATTTCTAAATACTAAAGCGCGGGCTGCGTTCATTCTGTTGTTCAGGTAGCCCGTTTTCTTCTACTTCATCCCGAAGTAATCCAACCGCTTCAGCGTATCGCAACCATGTGTCAACACTTGCAATTACGACTCTTGCCTCTACTGTTAAAATTTCAATTCCTACCACAGAGACCCTTACAAAGGCATCAATTACAATCCCTTTATCCAAAATACGGTCA
This window of the Sutcliffiella horikoshii genome carries:
- a CDS encoding gas vesicle protein K encodes the protein MQPANPTSGRINLDPDKAEHGLAQLVLTVVELLRQIVERHAMRRVEGGTLTDEQIEDLGEALMNLEEKMEELKDIFGLDADDLNLDLGPLGSLL
- the gvpO gene encoding gas vesicle protein GvpO, which gives rise to MEIKKIMGNVADFFNEFVAPLHKITSVEESDNEGWKLTVEVIEEKEYMKKYAKDEMLGIYDVHLNKDKEVTSYKRRDIRYRSSIKHEA
- a CDS encoding gas vesicle protein GvpG, which produces MLHKIVAAPINLVIKIGEKVKEEADKELYDLPTIQKKLIQLQMMYELGEIPDEAYKEKEAELLHRYEVAKNLEMEQWEHLTKKK
- a CDS encoding gas vesicle protein: MSHRDSIENKDIALIDILDVILDKGVAIKADLVISIAGVDLVYLDLRVLIASVESLVQAQQGNGKTVSSVEFDQQREGLIHATGQPDKWTN
- the gvpN gene encoding gas vesicle protein GvpN, which encodes MTVLKEKIKKDSRALIQDSETKDLLSRSLQYLKAGYPIHFTGPSGAGKTSMALALAKKRKKPVMLIHGNHELNNKDLIGDFTGYTSKKVVDNYIRSVYKKDESITETWRDGRLLEAVKNGYTLVYDEFTRSQPTTNNIFLSILEEGVLPLYGSKLTEPFVPVHPDFAVIFTSNPDEYAGVFHTQDALLDRLITIHVDYKEVDREAKIVSQKVDIKEEKAKAITALVADLRKGCKKNGPSLRASLMIAKLATEGDIPVDGDNEDFKRLCKDILGHQLSRCLDGEQPLKEAEEMILRACENMKVTE
- the gvpA gene encoding gas vesicle structural protein GvpA, which codes for MSVQKSTDSSSLAEVIDRILDKGIVIDAFVRVSVVGIEILTVEARVVIASVDTWLRYAEAVGLLRDEVEENGLPEQQNERSPRFSI
- a CDS encoding GvpL/GvpF family gas vesicle protein, with the translated sequence MGELIYLYGLIPSNESVSQPVPSIKGFDGKGDIYTISIGEITAIVCSLDANEYSEEIIKENINSDMEWLQEKAFHHHETVMALSKLYTVIPLKFCTLYKNETSLTDTVQQNHSKMTDTFALLEGNEEWNLKIYCNDELLKKQVSQNNPAIEQRREEISQLSKGKQFFEKKKLDKLIDDEVENEKDRVSERIHTHLKDFVLQGNVKRNWSKDVTGRKENMTWNSVYLISSSKVEQFLEEIQQFEKKMGDMGWQFEPTGPWPAYHFSSFS
- the gvpJ gene encoding gas vesicle protein; amino-acid sequence: MAVQTTGQSSTIVDVLEKILDKGVVIAGDITVGIADVELLTIKIRLIVASVDKAKEIGMDWWETDPYLSSKAVDNNTKALEEENKMLQERLESLERKLDSNRINSTEFNY
- a CDS encoding GvpL/GvpF family gas vesicle protein, which gives rise to MSQEEKMGIYIICGIQTEKEEEFGPIELEGEKRELFTISYKDSAMVAAEVPMKIYHPNKENLMMHQQAISLVMKQNDTVIPVSFGNVFHSREDVAVLLENLYPQFEKLFPAIKGKIELGLKVIGKKEWLEELAGGNEKMEKMAEKVRGKSEAASYYERIQLGEAAQKLFLSLQEEMQAEIFQPLKDTAEASKMNDPIGEKMLLNASFLIDRDKEEEFDQKVNEAHEKWKDKVDFNYSGPWPAYNFVNIRLTVEDA